The Dokdonia sp. 4H-3-7-5 genomic interval CCATACCATTATTGGATACACTTCTAATAAGTACTTAAAAACGCGTGCAAGTGATAAAATACTGATGGCAACCCCAAGAAAAAGGCTTCCTAGGAATTTAAGATTATACTCCTTGATAGCTGCTTTGATTCCTTCCTTCTTCCACACTTTAAGAACACCAAAATCTAACTTATCAATCGTTTCAATAAGCTCTTGATAGATTCCAGATATAAATGCGATGGTTCCTCCAGATACTCCTGGAACAACATCTGCCGCTCCCATGGCCATACCTTTTAAAATTACAAGTAAATAGGAAGCTGATGGTTTAGGCATAGGTTTATATTTTTCGCGTCAAGCTAAAATACTAGCTTTCACAATAAGCACCTACATTTAATCAAGATTTTAGAATAGTATTAACCTAAGTATTGCTGTACTAGTTCAAGCACTTCTTTTTTACTTGCAGCATAAGGGAATAGTTCGCCTAATATAATTGAGAATTCTGGTTCTATCTTTAAACCGTTAATTAAAAAATACCGTCCTTGGATATCATTACCATTGCTATAGTTAAGTCCTGCGAGTCTAAAAGCAATCTCTGCACTTTCAGGATAGAATTCCATTGCCTGCGTAAGATTTGTAATAGAGGCGTCTGGCTCTCCTAATTGCACAAGAATATCACTTCTCTGTAACCAAGTTTCAAGCTCATAATTACCAAGTTCTAAGGTGCGACGATATCCTTCCTCTGCTGCTTCTAGAAATTTAAGCTTATGATTTATGGTAGCATAGCGTTTCCAGTATAACACATTATCACTATCGATATTTATTGCTTTATTTATAAAAAACAAAGCCTTCTGATAATCTAGTCTCTTTTGATAAAAATCTGTAATTGCCATCCACCCATTATCTAGTAATGGATCTTCGTGTACACAACGTTCAAAATGCTTAATTGCAAGCTCATCGCTTCCTAGCTTATCATAGCATTTACCCATACGTAGTAACGCAAATGAGGTAGGATCTTCTAGCTCTAAAGTAATTTGATAATTTTCGAGCGCCTCATTGTATCGTCCTAGCTTTTCTAGCACTTTTCCTTTTTCAAGATAAGCACCTACAAAACGATCATCACTAATGATTGCAAACTCATAAGATGATAATGCTTTCTCGTAATTTTTAAGTCCGAAGTATTGCTTCCCTATTTGATGCCAAGCTACTTCACAATACGGATTATTATCTAAAAACATATTTAAATAATCTATCGCTCCTTCGTGTTCCTCTAGAAAATCAAAACAGTAAATCACATTATATAACGCGCTATAATCTTGATCATCTACCTCAAGGCACTTCATGAAGTTAAGCTTTGCATTCTGAAAGTCTTCTAGAAATAAATATTCCATCCCTATAAGAGAATACACATCTGCAGGGTCGTCTGTAAGATCTATTGCTTGTTCAAGCAGGTGGATGGCCTTCTCATGGTCATCCTGCTTACTGTAAATATTTGCTTTTTGAATATAAACTTCTTCGTTATGAGGATCTAGCAAGTGAAGCTCTGTAAGGATAGCATCTGCTTTGTCAAATTTATTTTCAAAAATAAAAAGTTCGGCTTTAAAAAGTCTCAAATTTGAAGATGTAGGATGCTGGTCTAGTCCTAACTTGACAGCTTTTCGCGCAAGCGCAATCTTACCACTTTCAATATAATGATTAGCAATATCCTCAAATTCCTCAGCATCAAAGAAAATCACGTCATTAGTCTTTAACATAGACTCAAAGCGCGTAAGCGATATACTATTTCCTTCTTGTCCAAAATCCATAAACGACATTTTTGAATTACACTTTATATAAATGTAATAATACTTAAGAGTACTGCTTTAAAACTAAGACTTAGTTGTCAACATAATAATGAACAGCCAAAAATCGAGCCAAATACAACATGTGACAAAATGCACGTCACAACACTGAAAATCAATTGTTAAAATAGAATACAACCACTAGCTAACCGTATTATGGTTAATGTTTTAAAATCAGTAATTTTCAATATTACAAATAACAAGCATTATCAATCATGAGAAAAATACGCTACAAAGAGACGCAGCCATTTCATCTAATTGTGATTATATGTGCAATCTCGATTGCACTTATGACCTTTTTTATTATCAAGCAATTGATTAATAATGATACCATTCCCTATACGCTAATTGCTTGCTGCCTTCTTTTTATTGTTATTCTCATATTATTTTACAAGCTAGAAATCATCATTACAAGTCGGTATGCTATTGCTAGTTTTGGAATAGGACTACTTTACAAAAAGATTGCCATTAATGAGCTAGATATTACCACTGCGAGAGGTGTAAAGATACCTTGGTACTGGGGTATAGGCATCAGGTTTACTCCTGAAGGAACTTTATATAATACTCATACTGGAGGTAATCTCCATATTAAAACTAAAAATAAAATGAATGAGTTTTTTGTAAGCACTAGCAATGCTTCATCTATAATAACCGCTCTAAGAGAAGCTCAAAACGCTAGTAATACTTAGACTTCCCTAAGTACGCTTTTATAATTTCATTCCACTCATTACTTATGCGAGCTGCGGTTGTGTATGGAATTTTATACAATGCCTCATAATCTGTATATCCAGTTTTGAGAAGTTCTTCAAGATAAAACAACGTAGCATTTACGTCACCTTCTCTTGCACTTAAGGATATTGATTGAATAAATGCATCCTGATTATTTGGATTCACAAGTGATCTCAATACGTTGGCAAATAGCAATTGCTCGATTTTAGCATCCTTACGCTGTAATATTTTATACTGCAATTCAACCTCAGATTGCACAAATCTCTTCAAACGCATCGCCGACTTGCGTTTTATAATAGCATTATCTGTACTGTCTATTTGCATATCAAGTTCGTCCATCTGGTAACTCCACCACCCTAAATTATTAAAGTAACTATTATTCATATCCTCCCGGATGTTATATTGAAACTCCTCTGCCATGAGGTCTTCTCCGTAACTATAAATAGTATAGAGGTCACGATTTGATCTATAATTCTTAAGTCTTTTAATATTTTTTAAAAGCTCTTTTTGCTCGTCGATGTCCAGTCGCTTTTTATACTTGTCTTTAAGCGTTGATACAAAATCATAGGCTTCTAGACCTTCTTGCTTTCGGTACATTGTTTTACCGAAAGCAAGATCACTATTGTAATAAGATTGAAGTTTCTCATCACTCGTAGTTTCATCTATCAAAATAGCAGTCAGCGCTTCTGCAGTATAGCCTGCACTAGGCCAGTCTACACCATCATAAGTGTGATAACTTACTAGATTCTTTCTCAGTCCATAATTACGGCTGTAAGACCTCAACTTGTAATACTGACTACCTTCATCTGGAGAGAGTAAAGCTATTTTAAGATTCTCATTACTACGCATGCTTTTTTTATCTAAAAATGCATTTCCTATTCCGATGACACCATAAATCGATTTATCACCCTGTGCTTGAGCCGTAACAACAAGACCATCCCTACCATATCCAGATAAGATAATTTTATCCTCATTAACGGCATACGTTTGAGATAGCTTTTCTATAAATTCTTTACTTTGATCAATAGCTACAGAAAGGGTATCATTTAACCTGTAGTTAGGACTAGCCACAATACTTTCAGTTAATCCTGCACCTATAGAAAATTGCTGTACCGCACTAGCTCCTCGCCCTAGTTCATCATAAATCACAACTACAGGATACGTAGCTGTTTCCGTATAATTTGCGGGTAAAAACAAAGAATAATCATTTGTTGCATTATCAAAAGTTACCTGTGGGATAACTACCCCTTTTATAGGTGTAGATTGTGCAACTGCAAGTGATGAAATAAACAAGAATATGTAAAAGTACCGCATAGCGTTTTTTTGATGAGTCTAGCAGGTATCAAAAACCGTGCACAAATAAAGGTAGCACAAAAACAATATTTTTCAGGCACCGATTGTGCAAAATTTATTTCTGTATTTTTAAGGAATTAAACCAATCCAAATGAAATACAAAATTCTAGTTGTAAGTGTTTTAGTATTCGCTTTCGCGAAAGCGTTATCACCTCAACTACACGCACAAGTGTACTTTACAGGAAAGTACGGACCTTTTGACGCTGCAATCCCGTCTCCGGCACAATATCTTGGT includes:
- a CDS encoding tetratricopeptide repeat protein; this translates as MDFGQEGNSISLTRFESMLKTNDVIFFDAEEFEDIANHYIESGKIALARKAVKLGLDQHPTSSNLRLFKAELFIFENKFDKADAILTELHLLDPHNEEVYIQKANIYSKQDDHEKAIHLLEQAIDLTDDPADVYSLIGMEYLFLEDFQNAKLNFMKCLEVDDQDYSALYNVIYCFDFLEEHEGAIDYLNMFLDNNPYCEVAWHQIGKQYFGLKNYEKALSSYEFAIISDDRFVGAYLEKGKVLEKLGRYNEALENYQITLELEDPTSFALLRMGKCYDKLGSDELAIKHFERCVHEDPLLDNGWMAITDFYQKRLDYQKALFFINKAINIDSDNVLYWKRYATINHKLKFLEAAEEGYRRTLELGNYELETWLQRSDILVQLGEPDASITNLTQAMEFYPESAEIAFRLAGLNYSNGNDIQGRYFLINGLKIEPEFSIILGELFPYAASKKEVLELVQQYLG